A stretch of DNA from Acidobacteriota bacterium:
TTCTGGAGCGTTTCCAAAGAGTATCCCGGCATCGTAGCTGAACACATGTACATCGATGCTCTTGCCATGCAGATGATCAAGAATCCAGCACAGTTTGAAGTCATAGTGACCTGCAACATGTTCGGAGACATCATCACTGACATCGGAGCGCAACTTCAGGGCGGATTGGGAATGGCAGCATCTGGGAACATCAATCCTGAAGGGGTTTCAATGTTCGAGCCGGTCCACGGGTCCGCTCCTAAGTATGCCGGTAAAAACCTTGCTAATCCACTGGGTGCCATCCTGACCGTTCAGATGATGCTCGAACATCTCTCGCTTAACGAACCGGCTTCTCTCGTGGAAAAGGCCGTAGTTTCAGCCATAGAGACCATGAACTGCCCGAGGGAAGTCGGTGGGAATCTCGGGACCTCCGAAACTGGAGATTACATCATCTCTTACATGAAAAAAGCATCTTGATCAAGCAGATATAGTGAAGCTTTTGCTTGAAGCAGGACGCTCATTCTATATGGACGTGCAGGTTTGACGAGAGTCTCTAAGTTGAGTGTAAGTCGATATGGGAATGACGATTTCTGAAAAGATCCTTGCAAAAAAGAGCGGACAGGAAACGGTAAAGCCGGGTGATTTCGTCATGTGCAAGCTGGACCTTGTCATGGCTACCGACGTAACGGCACCGCTTGCCATTAAGGTATTTCATAGGATGGGCGCAGAAAAGCCGTTCGATTCCGGGAGAATCATCTTCATCAACGACCACTTCGTCCCGGCAAAGGATATCAAATCAGCGGAGCTGTCTCAGGAGATGAGAGATTTTGCGAAGAAGCATCACCTCAGATACTACTATGAGGTAGGCAGGGGAGGGATCTGTCATGCCTTGATGCCAGAGGAAGGCCTCATCCTTCCTGGCATGATCCTCATTGGAGCGGATTCACATACATGCACCGCTGGAGCACTCGGCGCATTTGCCACGGGAGTTGGGAGCACCGATCTTGCTGCTGGTATGGCTCTGGGCGAGACATGGTTTAAGGTTCCCGAGAGCATCAAGATCGTATTCCATGGGAAAAAGCCCGATTACATCTCCGGAAAGGATATGATCTTGACCGTCATCGGGGAGCTTGGAGTGGAGGGAGCGATGTATATGGCTCTCGAGTTTTCCGGCGATGCCGTCCGCTCGCTTCCAATGGCGGATAGATTCTCAATCTGCAACATGGCTATAGAAGCAGGAGCAAAAACAGGGATCATTGAGCCAGATGAGATCACCTTGCGATATCTTGGCTTGGAGTCAGCATCTGAAGTACAGTCTGGGTCAGAAAGACGTAAACTGCCTTTTTTGAAGTCAGACAATGATGCCAGGTATGCAAGAACTTTGACCTTCAAGGTTGATAGAATGGAACCACTCGTCGCATACCCATTCCTGCCTAGCAACGTCGCTAAAGCGTCGAACTTCAAGGACATCAGGCTCGATCAGGTCTTCATCGGATCTTGTACGAACGGATGGCTCGATGATCTAAGAACTGCAGCGGCCATCCTGAAGGGAAAGAGGATTCATGAAGGCGTGAGGCTTATCATCACTCCATCAACCGCCAGGACCTTCAAAGAGGCTGTCGCGGAAGGTCTCATATCAATCTTCTTAGAAGCCGGCGCCGCGGTGACGACCCCGACCTGTGGACCTTGTCTTGGTGGACACATGGGGGTCTTGGCAAAAGGAGAAGTCTGTCTGGCGACAACCAATAGAAATTTCAAGGGAAGGATGGGAGACCTCGAAAGCAAGGTCTATCTATCCGGAACCGCTGTCGCCGCCGCCTCTGCCATAACGGGTCGTATCACAGACCCGCGAGAATTAATATGAAAATGGTGGAGATAAGATGAAAGGAATCATGAGAGGGAAATGTTTTAAATTCGGCGATAATATCGATACGGATATGATAATCCCGGTGAAGTACTGCAATACTTACGACATGGCCGAGCTCGGAAAACAT
This window harbors:
- a CDS encoding 3-isopropylmalate dehydratase large subunit, whose amino-acid sequence is MGMTISEKILAKKSGQETVKPGDFVMCKLDLVMATDVTAPLAIKVFHRMGAEKPFDSGRIIFINDHFVPAKDIKSAELSQEMRDFAKKHHLRYYYEVGRGGICHALMPEEGLILPGMILIGADSHTCTAGALGAFATGVGSTDLAAGMALGETWFKVPESIKIVFHGKKPDYISGKDMILTVIGELGVEGAMYMALEFSGDAVRSLPMADRFSICNMAIEAGAKTGIIEPDEITLRYLGLESASEVQSGSERRKLPFLKSDNDARYARTLTFKVDRMEPLVAYPFLPSNVAKASNFKDIRLDQVFIGSCTNGWLDDLRTAAAILKGKRIHEGVRLIITPSTARTFKEAVAEGLISIFLEAGAAVTTPTCGPCLGGHMGVLAKGEVCLATTNRNFKGRMGDLESKVYLSGTAVAAASAITGRITDPRELI